A single region of the Brachypodium distachyon strain Bd21 chromosome 3, Brachypodium_distachyon_v3.0, whole genome shotgun sequence genome encodes:
- the LOC100828004 gene encoding protein indeterminate-domain 12 isoform X1 gives MMLSDLSSDQEATGSNSHGGGGDVVLSNQHVLLNPLFAPAQHQQALLLRPAPQLEQQPMAGGKRKRSQPGNPDPGAEVIALSPRALVATNRFVCEICNKGFQRDQNLQLHRRGHNLPWKLRQRSSSLQAPHSKQLGLGLGGGGDGPRKRVYVCPEPSCVHHDPARALGDLTGIKKHFSRKHGEKRWKCERCGKRYAVHSDWKAHVKNCGTREYRCDCGILFSRKDSLLTHRAFCDALAEESARILAAANNSSTSNNSNIINNNNNSVGSSSNNLLSPPPALFPTFSSHAQNPNPLMFLSEETHYHHHHQQEQLLPPFQPQYSYLSHVDLPISSAITSGVSAFDTDRDTLSFGLTPEGSVTMHAGGRRGLTRDFLGAGEVVEDQLQMPLCSAAAYQGRPVATAVCCATTDLTRQYLGRLPPVSETWSHHF, from the exons ATGATGCTCTCTGATCTCTCGTCTGACCAAGAAGCCACCGGATCCAACTCccatggcggaggaggcgacgtCGTCCTCAGCAACCAGCATGTCCTGCTGAACCCTCTCTTCGCGCCGGCTCAGCATCAGCAGGCCCTGCTCCTGCGTCCGGCTCCCCAGCTTGAGCAGCAGCCCATGGCCGGCGgcaagaggaagagaagcCAGCCCGGCAACCCAG ACCCTGGGGCGGAGGTGATCGCGCTGTCGCCGCGTGCGCTGGTGGCGACGAACCGGTTCGTGTGCGAGATCTGCAACAAGGGGTTCCAGCGGGACCAGAACCTGCAGCTGCACCGCCGGGGCCACAACCTGCCATGGAAGCTCAGGcagcgcagcagcagcctccaGGCGCCGCACAGCAAGcagctgggcctgggcctgggcggcggcggcgacgggccgCGGAAGCGCGTGTACGTGTGCCCGGAGCCCAGCTGCGTGCACCACGACCCGGCCCGGGCGCTCGGGGACCTGACGGGCATCAAGAAGCACTTCTCCCGCAAGCACGGCGAGAAGCGGTGGAAGTGCGAGCGCTGCGGGAAGCGCTATGCCGTGCACTCGGACTGGAAGGCACACGTCAAGAACTGCGGCACACGGGAGTACCGATGCGACTGCGGCATCCTCTTCTCCAG gaagGACAGCTTGCTGACCCACAGGGCCTTCTGTGACGCCCTTGCCGAAGAGAGTGCCAGGATTCTCGCAGCCGCAAACaacagcagcaccagcaacaacagcaacatcatcaataacaacaacaacagcgttggcagcagcagcaacaatctTCTCAGTCCACCACCAGCACTGTTCCCCACTTTCTCCAGCCATGCtcaaaaccctaaccccctCATGTTTCTTTCCGAAGAAACACattaccaccaccaccaccagcaggaGCAGCTGCTTCCTCCATTCCAACCCCAGTACTCATACCTCAGTCATGTCGACCTCCCTATATCCTCCGCCATCACCAGCGGCGTATCGGCTTTCGACACCGACCGTGACACGCTCAGCTTCGGGCTCACTCCGGAAGGTTCCGTGACCATGCACGCCGGAGGTCGCCGTGGCCTGACCAGGGACTTCCTCGGCGCAGGGGAGGTCGTGGAGGATCAGCTTCAGATGCCGCTATGCAGCGCCGCCGCATACCAAGGACGTCCTGTGGCCACCGCCGTGTGCTGCGCCACCACCGACCTGACCAGGCAGTACCTCGGCCGGCTGCCGCCGGTGAGCGAGACTTGGAGCCACCACTTCTAA
- the LOC100828004 gene encoding protein indeterminate-domain 9 isoform X2: MMLSDLSSDQEATGSNSHGGGGDVVLSNQHVLLNPLFAPAQHQQALLLRPAPQLEQQPMAGGKRKRSQPGNPDPGAEVIALSPRALVATNRFVCEICNKGFQRDQNLQLHRRGHNLPWKLRQRSSSLQAPHSCVHHDPARALGDLTGIKKHFSRKHGEKRWKCERCGKRYAVHSDWKAHVKNCGTREYRCDCGILFSRKDSLLTHRAFCDALAEESARILAAANNSSTSNNSNIINNNNNSVGSSSNNLLSPPPALFPTFSSHAQNPNPLMFLSEETHYHHHHQQEQLLPPFQPQYSYLSHVDLPISSAITSGVSAFDTDRDTLSFGLTPEGSVTMHAGGRRGLTRDFLGAGEVVEDQLQMPLCSAAAYQGRPVATAVCCATTDLTRQYLGRLPPVSETWSHHF, translated from the exons ATGATGCTCTCTGATCTCTCGTCTGACCAAGAAGCCACCGGATCCAACTCccatggcggaggaggcgacgtCGTCCTCAGCAACCAGCATGTCCTGCTGAACCCTCTCTTCGCGCCGGCTCAGCATCAGCAGGCCCTGCTCCTGCGTCCGGCTCCCCAGCTTGAGCAGCAGCCCATGGCCGGCGgcaagaggaagagaagcCAGCCCGGCAACCCAG ACCCTGGGGCGGAGGTGATCGCGCTGTCGCCGCGTGCGCTGGTGGCGACGAACCGGTTCGTGTGCGAGATCTGCAACAAGGGGTTCCAGCGGGACCAGAACCTGCAGCTGCACCGCCGGGGCCACAACCTGCCATGGAAGCTCAGGcagcgcagcagcagcctccaGGCGCCGCA CAGCTGCGTGCACCACGACCCGGCCCGGGCGCTCGGGGACCTGACGGGCATCAAGAAGCACTTCTCCCGCAAGCACGGCGAGAAGCGGTGGAAGTGCGAGCGCTGCGGGAAGCGCTATGCCGTGCACTCGGACTGGAAGGCACACGTCAAGAACTGCGGCACACGGGAGTACCGATGCGACTGCGGCATCCTCTTCTCCAG gaagGACAGCTTGCTGACCCACAGGGCCTTCTGTGACGCCCTTGCCGAAGAGAGTGCCAGGATTCTCGCAGCCGCAAACaacagcagcaccagcaacaacagcaacatcatcaataacaacaacaacagcgttggcagcagcagcaacaatctTCTCAGTCCACCACCAGCACTGTTCCCCACTTTCTCCAGCCATGCtcaaaaccctaaccccctCATGTTTCTTTCCGAAGAAACACattaccaccaccaccaccagcaggaGCAGCTGCTTCCTCCATTCCAACCCCAGTACTCATACCTCAGTCATGTCGACCTCCCTATATCCTCCGCCATCACCAGCGGCGTATCGGCTTTCGACACCGACCGTGACACGCTCAGCTTCGGGCTCACTCCGGAAGGTTCCGTGACCATGCACGCCGGAGGTCGCCGTGGCCTGACCAGGGACTTCCTCGGCGCAGGGGAGGTCGTGGAGGATCAGCTTCAGATGCCGCTATGCAGCGCCGCCGCATACCAAGGACGTCCTGTGGCCACCGCCGTGTGCTGCGCCACCACCGACCTGACCAGGCAGTACCTCGGCCGGCTGCCGCCGGTGAGCGAGACTTGGAGCCACCACTTCTAA